From Brassica oleracea var. oleracea cultivar TO1000 chromosome C3, BOL, whole genome shotgun sequence, a single genomic window includes:
- the LOC106330785 gene encoding putative receptor-like protein kinase At3g46340 — MTLYILDTVIGFISLDCGLAPSEASPYIEPDTGLWFSSDSDFIQSGKIGKIDPSLPKTIKSYVTLRYFPDGIRNCYNLSVKQGTNYLMRFTALYGNYDGLNITPMFDLYVGPNFWVTIDLENKISGQSEEIIYIPRSNSLDLCLIKTGATTPMVSSVELRPLANDIYITESGSLKSFKRYYLTSSDTILSYPNDVKDRIWETKFDPEWMQISTALEANNSNGFLVPQNVLKTAAIPANDTAPFNITEELDFPDDQIYLYLHFSEVQALPIGDFREFDIFWNGQQFDKTIRPEYLKTTTIKSTTPVTCKGGVCNLELIRTTNSILPPLLNAIELYTVVKFPQVETNENDVVAILKIKAQYGLNRITWQGDPCVPQKFLWDGLNCNSTDTSTPPIITYLNLSSNGLEGTIAAAIQNLTHLEKLDLSNNNLTGEVPEFLANMKSLMLINLSKNNLIGLIPQALLDREKEGLQLIVDGEHRCLSGSCVTEKKIPVKTVAFVSSATVMVIIVLLVLIFAFKKKKSSSSKALPLSSIKLGENVTSTNISEISIEMKRRKFTYSEVMKITKNLARPLGEGGFGVVYHGDINGSQQVAVKLLSQSSTQGYKEFKAEVELLLRVHHINLVSLVGYCDERGHLALIYEYMSNGDLKHHLSGKHDSSVLKWSTRLQIAIDAALGLEYLHIGCRPPMVHRDVKSTNILLGEGFTAKLADFGLSRSFQLGGEYHVSTVVAGTPGYLDPECYRTGRLAELSDVYSFGVVLLEIITNQDVVDQTREKSHIAEWTAFMLNRGDIAGIMDPNLHGDYNSHSAWRVLELAMLCANPSSEKRPNMFQVVIELKECLTCEMSMKGNGQDMDSQSSPKVSISYDTKDLPSAR, encoded by the exons ATGACACTATATATATTGGATACCGTAATAGGGTTCATCAGTTTGGATTGCGGTTTAGCCCCGAGTGAAGCGTCACCATATATCGAGCCAGATACTGGATTATGGTTCTCATCAGACTCGGACTTCATCCAAAGTGGAAAGATTGGGAAAATTGATCCCAGTCTACCAAAGACCATAAAATCATACGTGACTCTGAGATACTTTCCAGATGGAATACGCAACTGTTACAATCTTAGTGTGAAGCAAGGGACAAATTATCTGATGAGATTTACAGCTCTATATGGAAACTATGACGGTCTTAATATTACTCCTATGTTTGACTTATACGTTGGTCCTAACTTTTGGGTAACGATAGACCTAGAAAATAAGATAAGCGGTCAATCCGAGGAGATCATTTACATCCCCAGATCAAATTCCTTGGATTTGTGTCTTATCAAGACAGGCGCGACTACACCAATGGTTTCATCAGTGGAACTAAGGCCGCTAGCGAATGATATTTACATCACTGAATCTGGTTCGTTGAAGAGTTTCAAGCGATACTATCTTACAAGTTCAGATACCATTCTATC GTACCCCAATGACGTCAAAGACAGAATATGGGAAACAAAGTTTGATCCAGAATGGATGCAAATTTCAACCGCCCTCGAAGCGAACAACTCAAATGGTTTTCTTGTGCCACAGAATGTACTCAAGACCGCGGCCATACCTGCGAATGATACTGCACCGTTTAACATTACGGAGGAGCTCGATTTCCCTGACGACCAAATTTACTTGTACCTCCACTTCTCTGAAGTCCAAGCATTACCGATAGGTGACTTTAGAGAATTTGATATTTTTTGGAACGGCCAACAGTTTGACAAAACGATACGCCCTGAATATTTGAAGACCACGACGATTAAGTCCACTACACCAGTTACTTGCAAAGGAGGAGTATGCAACTTAGAGCTGATAAGAACTACAAACTCTATTCTCCCACCTCTTCTCAACGCCATCGAACTTTACACAGTCGTCAAATTTCCACAAGTGGAAACAAATGAAAATGATG TTGTTGCTATCCTAAAAATCAAAGCACAATATGGGTTAAATAGAATCACATGGCAAGGAGATCCATGTGTCCCCCAGAAATTTTTGTGGGATGGTCTAAATTGCAACAGCACAGATACATCTACACCCCCAATAATCACTTATTT GAACTTATCTTCCAACGGGTTGGAAGGAACTATAGCAGCTGCAATTCAAAATCTTACCCATCTTGAAAAGTT GGATTTGTCAAACAACAATCTGACAGGAGAAGTTCCAGAATTTCTGGCTAATATGAAGTCTTTAATGCTCAT AAACTTGAGCAAGAACAATCTTATTGGTCTCATACCACAAGCTCTTCTTGATAGAGAAAAAGAAGGGCTACAGCTAAT TGTTGATGGAGAGCATCGTTGTTTATCTGGTTCATGTGTCACAGAGAAGAAAATTCCAGTAAAAACTGTTGCATTTGTTTCTTCGGCTACTGTCATGGTCATTATAGTGCTTCTAGTTCTCATTTTTGCGTTTAAGAAGAAAAAATCATCAAGTTCAAAAG CTCTACCACTATCATCAATTAAGCTGGGTGAGAATGTTACATCTACTAATATATCTGAAATATCGATCGAGATGAAAAGGAGAAAATTTACTTATTCAGAGGTTATGAAAATAACAAAAAATTTGGCAAGACCGCTTGGTGAAGGAGGGTTTGGTGTTGTTTATCATGGTGATATAAATGGTTCACAACAAGTAGCTGTCAAACTACTCTCCCAATCATCAACACAAGGCTATAAAGAATTCAAGGCAGAG GTCGAGCTTTTGTTGAGAGTTCACCACATAAACTTGGTAAGCCTTGTCGGATACTGCGACGAACGAGGTCATTTAGCTCTCATATATGAATACATGTCCAACGGAGACTTAAAACATCATTTATCAG GAAAACACGATAGTTCTGTTCTGAAGTGGAGTACTCGACTACAAATAGCCATCGACGCCGCACTAG GACTAGAATACTTGCACATTGGATGTCGGCCACCAATGGTACACAGAGATGTCAAAAGTACAAATATATTGTTGGGCGAAGGATTCACTGCCAAACTTGCAGACTTTGGACTTTCAAGGTCTTTTCAACTTGGAGGTGAATATCATGTTTCGACAGTCGTTGCTGGTACTCCTGGATATCTTGATCCTGA ATGTTACAGAACAGGTCGATTGGCAGAATTGAGCGATGTTTATAGTTTTGGGGTTGTACTATTGGAGATAATCACAAACCAAGACGTGGTTGACCAAACTCGCGAAAAGTCACACATTGCTGAATGGACAGCATTTATGCTTAATAGAGGAGATATTGCTGGAATCATGGATCCTAACCTACATGGAGACTACAACTCTCATTCTGCCTGGAGAGTTCTTGAATTGGCTATGTTATGTGCAAACCCTTCTTCAGAAAAACGACCAAACATGTTCCAAGTTGTCATTGAGCTGAAAGAGTGTCTTACTTGTGAAATGTCGATGAAAGGTAATGGTCAGGACATGGACTCTCAAAGTTCCCCTAAAGTGAGTATTAGCTATGACACAAAGGATTTGCCTAGCGCAAGGTAG